One segment of Acidimicrobiales bacterium DNA contains the following:
- the pstB gene encoding phosphate ABC transporter ATP-binding protein PstB: MNEPVEDNVTDLPTTVSDPTVEREREAGPTRRPEVPVSSRVDPATETEPVFRVERLNFHYGSFLALRDVSMNVHGNQITAVIGPSGCGKSTFIRCMNRMNELIPGTQVTGRITYHDQDLYGPDVDAIEVRRRIGMVFQKPNPFPKSIYDNVAFGPRVNGHSTADMDDLVEESLRKAALWDEVKDKVKKSALSLSGGQQQRLCIARCIAVRPDVILMDEPCSALDPLATNRIEELMIELKRDYTIVIVTHNMQQAARVSDRTAFFTAEVSDEGRERTGVLVEFDRTEKIFTAPSDRRTEDYITGRFG, translated from the coding sequence TTGAACGAGCCAGTGGAGGACAACGTGACCGACCTTCCCACGACGGTGAGCGACCCGACCGTCGAGCGGGAACGTGAGGCGGGTCCGACCCGGCGGCCGGAGGTGCCCGTCTCCTCCCGCGTCGATCCCGCCACGGAGACGGAGCCCGTCTTCCGGGTCGAGCGGCTGAACTTCCACTACGGCAGCTTCCTCGCCCTCCGGGACGTCAGCATGAACGTCCACGGCAACCAGATCACCGCCGTCATCGGCCCCTCGGGGTGCGGGAAGAGCACGTTCATCCGCTGCATGAACCGGATGAACGAGCTGATTCCCGGCACTCAGGTCACCGGCCGGATCACTTACCACGACCAGGACCTCTATGGTCCCGACGTCGACGCCATCGAGGTCCGGCGGCGGATCGGCATGGTGTTCCAGAAGCCCAATCCCTTCCCGAAGTCCATCTACGACAACGTCGCCTTCGGCCCGCGGGTCAACGGCCACAGCACGGCCGACATGGACGACCTGGTGGAGGAGTCGCTGCGCAAGGCGGCGCTGTGGGACGAGGTCAAGGACAAGGTGAAGAAGAGCGCATTGTCCCTCTCCGGTGGGCAGCAGCAGCGTCTGTGCATCGCCCGGTGCATCGCCGTGCGACCGGACGTGATCCTGATGGACGAGCCGTGCTCAGCCCTCGACCCGCTGGCCACGAACCGCATCGAGGAGCTCATGATCGAGCTCAAGCGTGATTACACGATCGTGATCGTGACCCACAACATGCAGCAGGCGGCCCGCGTCTCGGACCGGACCGCCTTCTTCACGGCCGAGGTCAGCGACGAAGGCCGGGAGCGCACCGGCGTGCTCGTTGAGTTCGACCGGACCGAGAAGATCTTCACTGCGCCGAGCGACCGTCGCACCGAGGACTACATCACCGGTCGCTTCGGCTGA
- a CDS encoding substrate-binding domain-containing protein, whose protein sequence is MSAERARRGMRRSTPRLRRGRSWSRLLPGAALVASSMIVQARPASAAVEVKGAGSTWSSIAVGQWQADVALQGLNINYQASGSTTGRKFYYTGTSDFAVSEIPFQSAYVGTGQNVTTDEVALAAARPYVYLPIVAGGTSFLYNLSVNGQRVTDLKLSPTTIAKIFTGVIKDWSAPEITADDGRTFPAEPIVPVVRSDGSGTSAQFTAWMAKVTPGLWSDFCVKVGLGASCPPTSQYPLFDGAKAQQLSDGVANYVKAAYGKGSITYVEYGYAIAGTPFPVASVLNAAGYFTQPTAENVAIALLKARIKPDRTQVLDDVYTNPDPRAYPVSSYSYMIAPTTTAAPFTTEKGTALGKFILYFLCTGQQTAKRLGYSPLPRNLVEFGFDAVTQIPGAPAPPAIGDCANPTITGSFAPENVPPPPATDKKAGGATGDTGASGPAASASAASGGGPSAGGTNAAAAGATGTTRPGTGARTAKAAGSGSAATAGPGAGGPATRDAAVGLEGELAAPVGERRDDSAVEVNGAPISVDGTGPGGTLPFVMAALTVLLAVFLPALVGMRRPRSD, encoded by the coding sequence ATGAGCGCGGAGCGTGCACGCCGCGGAATGCGGCGGTCGACGCCGCGGCTTCGCCGCGGCCGCTCGTGGTCGCGCCTCCTGCCGGGCGCCGCCCTGGTGGCGAGCTCCATGATCGTGCAAGCCCGGCCTGCGTCGGCGGCGGTCGAGGTGAAGGGGGCCGGTTCCACGTGGAGCTCGATCGCCGTCGGGCAGTGGCAGGCCGACGTGGCTCTCCAGGGGCTCAACATCAACTACCAGGCGTCAGGCTCGACCACGGGCCGCAAGTTCTATTACACGGGAACGTCGGACTTCGCGGTGTCCGAGATCCCCTTCCAGAGCGCCTATGTCGGCACGGGTCAGAACGTCACCACCGACGAGGTGGCCTTGGCGGCGGCGCGCCCGTACGTGTACCTGCCCATCGTCGCCGGCGGCACCTCGTTCCTCTACAACCTCTCGGTGAACGGCCAGCGGGTGACCGATCTCAAGCTGTCACCGACCACCATCGCCAAGATCTTCACCGGCGTGATCAAGGACTGGAGCGCTCCGGAGATCACCGCCGACGACGGGCGGACCTTCCCGGCCGAGCCGATCGTGCCGGTCGTCCGCTCCGACGGGTCGGGTACCTCGGCGCAGTTCACGGCGTGGATGGCCAAGGTGACACCCGGGCTCTGGAGCGACTTCTGCGTCAAGGTGGGACTGGGGGCGTCCTGCCCGCCGACGTCGCAGTACCCGCTGTTCGACGGGGCCAAGGCCCAGCAGCTCTCGGACGGCGTGGCCAACTACGTGAAGGCGGCGTACGGCAAGGGCTCGATCACGTATGTCGAGTACGGGTACGCCATCGCCGGGACGCCGTTCCCGGTGGCCTCGGTGCTCAACGCAGCCGGCTACTTCACCCAGCCCACGGCCGAGAACGTGGCGATCGCCCTGCTGAAGGCCCGGATCAAACCCGACCGGACGCAGGTCCTCGACGACGTGTACACCAACCCCGACCCCCGGGCCTACCCGGTGTCGAGCTACAGCTACATGATCGCCCCGACGACCACGGCCGCGCCCTTCACAACGGAGAAGGGGACGGCGCTCGGGAAGTTCATCCTGTACTTCCTGTGCACGGGCCAGCAGACGGCGAAGAGGCTCGGCTACTCGCCGCTGCCGAGGAACCTGGTGGAGTTCGGTTTCGACGCCGTCACCCAGATTCCCGGTGCCCCGGCTCCTCCCGCCATCGGCGACTGCGCCAATCCCACGATCACCGGGTCGTTCGCGCCCGAGAACGTGCCGCCGCCGCCTGCGACGGACAAGAAGGCCGGCGGGGCCACGGGCGACACCGGCGCGTCGGGTCCGGCCGCGTCCGCGTCGGCCGCGTCGGGCGGCGGACCGAGTGCGGGCGGGACGAACGCGGCAGCGGCCGGGGCCACCGGCACCACGCGTCCCGGAACGGGCGCGCGCACGGCCAAGGCTGCGGGGAGCGGATCTGCCGCAACCGCCGGGCCGGGTGCCGGAGGTCCGGCAACCCGCGATGCCGCCGTCGGCCTGGAGGGTGAGCTGGCGGCGCCGGTCGGCGAGAGGCGGGACGACAGTGCCGTCGAGGTGAACGGCGCCCCGATCAGCGTCGACGGCACCGGGCCCGGCGGGACGCTCCCGTTCGTGATGGCGGCCCTGACCGTGCTGCTGGCCGTCTTCCTGCCCGCCCTGGTGGGCATGCGGCGACCCCGGAGCGATTGA
- the pstC gene encoding phosphate ABC transporter permease subunit PstC: MTQLAAVPSVPDTEDEQRTPVDVRRSGADRAYRLVLRCSGALTLLLMAFIGGFLLIRARPALHQAGWSFLTERQWVPSGGRFGILALLVGTVMIALVALVIAVPLSLGAALFITDYAPPWLRRLLTSLVDLLAAVPSLVYGLWGRFFLQPRLIGVSRWLGTHLAFVPVFKTSRPDYAASTFIAGVVVSLMILPICTAVMREVFSGAPPGEKEGALALGATRWGMIRMVVLPFGKGGIIGGSMLGLGRALGETIAVTLIISPIFTPTVHILEGGGNSIAAHIALRFGEADDFGLSALMAAGLALFTVTLVVNALASIVVSRSRSGAATEL; the protein is encoded by the coding sequence ATGACGCAGTTGGCCGCCGTGCCGAGCGTCCCCGACACCGAGGACGAGCAGCGGACGCCGGTCGACGTGCGCCGGTCGGGCGCCGACCGCGCCTACCGGCTGGTCCTCCGCTGCTCGGGCGCGCTCACCCTGCTGCTGATGGCGTTCATCGGCGGATTCCTGCTCATCCGGGCACGGCCGGCGTTGCACCAGGCCGGTTGGTCGTTCCTCACCGAGCGGCAGTGGGTCCCGAGTGGCGGGCGCTTCGGGATCCTCGCCCTGCTGGTCGGGACGGTGATGATCGCACTGGTCGCACTGGTGATCGCCGTCCCCCTGTCCCTTGGCGCCGCACTGTTCATCACCGACTACGCCCCGCCGTGGCTCCGGCGCCTCCTGACCTCGCTGGTCGACCTTCTGGCCGCCGTTCCGAGCCTGGTGTACGGCTTGTGGGGCCGCTTCTTCCTCCAGCCCCGGCTCATCGGGGTGAGCCGCTGGCTGGGCACGCACCTCGCCTTCGTGCCGGTGTTCAAGACGTCGCGACCCGACTACGCCGCATCCACCTTCATCGCCGGCGTCGTGGTGTCGCTCATGATCCTCCCGATCTGCACGGCCGTCATGCGAGAGGTGTTCTCGGGCGCGCCTCCCGGCGAGAAGGAGGGGGCCCTCGCCCTTGGCGCGACGCGCTGGGGGATGATCCGCATGGTCGTGCTGCCGTTCGGCAAGGGCGGCATCATCGGCGGCTCGATGCTCGGGCTCGGCCGAGCGCTGGGGGAGACGATCGCCGTCACGTTGATCATCTCGCCCATCTTCACGCCCACGGTCCACATCCTCGAGGGTGGGGGGAACTCCATCGCCGCCCACATCGCCCTCCGGTTCGGGGAGGCGGACGACTTCGGTCTGAGCGCGCTGATGGCCGCCGGCCTCGCGCTCTTCACCGTCACCCTGGTCGTCAACGCGCTGGCGTCGATCGTCGTCAGCCGCTCGCGCTCGGGCGCAGCCACGGAGCTATGA
- the phoU gene encoding phosphate signaling complex protein PhoU, with amino-acid sequence MIDTRRRYHEQLDEMKRNTVRLGSMANEAIGAGTQALLAADLAAAERLVAADREMDELTHSIEENAYVLLARQNPMASDLRTIVAILRVIHEVERCGDLMVNVAKATRRLYPHGLDPKVRGLIDRMGAQAAEQLRLAITAFEDGDLAQAAAIDDMDDVMDDLQKSLFRAVFTGGAIDEAALQRAVQVALVGRYYERIADHAVNVSGRVRFIVTGQWREHEEADIDAATAEAGAAGGSA; translated from the coding sequence ATGATCGACACACGACGCCGTTACCACGAGCAGCTGGACGAGATGAAACGCAACACGGTCCGGCTCGGGTCGATGGCCAACGAGGCGATCGGGGCGGGCACCCAGGCCTTGCTGGCAGCCGACCTGGCGGCAGCCGAGCGCCTGGTGGCGGCGGACCGGGAGATGGACGAGCTCACCCACAGCATCGAGGAGAACGCCTACGTCCTGCTCGCCCGCCAGAACCCCATGGCCAGCGACCTGCGCACGATTGTCGCCATCCTGCGGGTGATCCACGAGGTCGAGCGCTGCGGCGATCTCATGGTGAACGTGGCCAAGGCCACCCGTCGGCTGTACCCGCACGGCCTCGACCCCAAGGTCCGGGGCCTCATCGACCGCATGGGTGCGCAGGCGGCCGAGCAGCTGCGGCTCGCCATCACCGCCTTCGAGGACGGGGACCTGGCCCAGGCGGCGGCCATCGACGACATGGACGATGTCATGGACGACCTCCAGAAGTCGCTGTTCCGAGCCGTGTTCACGGGCGGGGCCATCGACGAGGCCGCTCTCCAGCGGGCCGTCCAGGTGGCGCTGGTGGGTCGCTATTACGAGCGCATCGCCGACCACGCAGTGAACGTGAGCGGCCGTGTCCGCTTCATCGTCACGGGTCAGTGGCGGGAGCACGAGGAGGCCGACATCGACGCCGCTACGGCCGAGGCGGGTGCGGCGGGCGGCTCGGCCTGA
- a CDS encoding phosphate ABC transporter ATP-binding protein, with protein MSATKQALPYGQGSPAGAERDGRQGASAPAELTVRGVSAWFGTHKVLDRVSLDIPARRVTALIGPSGCGKSTFLRVLNRMHELVPGSSLAGSVELDGVDIYRGERSATETRRRIGMVFQKPNPFPATTVADNVVAGLKLSGVKVRDSDEIVENSLRQAGLWNEVKNRLRDSGGALSGGQQQRLCIARALAVRPQVLLMDEPCSALDPTSTRRIEETIAELSERVTIVIVTHNMQQAQRVSTDCAFFLSAEGEPGSIVESGPTDKLFSDPEDARTLDYVQGRFG; from the coding sequence GTGAGCGCGACCAAGCAGGCCCTGCCCTACGGGCAGGGATCGCCGGCCGGAGCCGAGCGCGATGGGCGACAAGGTGCCTCGGCGCCGGCGGAGCTCACGGTGCGGGGCGTGAGCGCGTGGTTCGGTACCCACAAGGTGCTGGACCGCGTGTCGCTCGACATCCCTGCGCGCCGGGTGACGGCCCTCATCGGCCCGTCGGGGTGCGGGAAGTCGACGTTCCTGCGGGTGCTGAACCGGATGCACGAGCTCGTGCCCGGCTCGTCTCTGGCCGGCTCGGTGGAGCTCGACGGGGTCGACATCTACCGGGGGGAACGCTCGGCGACCGAGACACGCCGCCGCATCGGCATGGTGTTCCAGAAGCCGAACCCGTTCCCCGCCACGACGGTCGCCGACAACGTGGTGGCCGGGCTGAAGCTGTCGGGGGTCAAGGTGCGCGACAGCGACGAGATCGTGGAGAACAGCCTCAGGCAAGCGGGTCTGTGGAACGAGGTGAAGAACCGCCTGCGCGACTCCGGCGGGGCACTCTCGGGCGGGCAGCAGCAGCGGTTGTGCATCGCCCGCGCCCTGGCCGTGCGGCCGCAGGTGCTGCTCATGGACGAACCCTGCTCGGCTCTCGACCCCACTTCGACCCGCCGGATCGAGGAGACCATCGCCGAGCTCTCCGAGCGGGTGACCATCGTGATCGTCACGCACAACATGCAACAGGCGCAGCGGGTCTCCACGGACTGCGCCTTCTTCCTGTCGGCCGAGGGCGAGCCCGGAAGCATCGTGGAGTCCGGGCCGACCGACAAGCTGTTCAGCGACCCCGAGGATGCTCGCACTCTCGACTACGTCCAGGGTCGCTTCGGATGA
- the pstA gene encoding phosphate ABC transporter permease PstA codes for MTLTVTPPAPPLGTDLGVRTVRRSRRARNAVATALIWCSVVVAVVPLLFVIGYVIQKGAQVVDLRFLTEDIPISSRRPGPGMGPAVAGTILITGAAALMAIPLGVLAAIHLAEYGRGGRLTAVIRFLSDVMAGVPSIVMGLFVYTVWVLRFGQSGFAGALALGALMLPVVIRSSESMLRLVPNDLREASYALGARRSRTILTVVLPAALPGVVSGCLLAVARAAGETAPLLFTIGAARSFNARLQDGANTALSTQIFRNAQLPFAGPQERAWGAALTLIVLVLVLTIVARVVSARFTVR; via the coding sequence GTGACGCTCACCGTCACACCACCGGCCCCGCCGCTCGGCACGGACCTGGGCGTCCGTACCGTCCGTCGCTCCCGCCGGGCGCGCAACGCGGTGGCGACCGCGCTGATCTGGTGTTCGGTGGTCGTTGCCGTGGTCCCTCTGCTCTTCGTGATCGGGTACGTGATCCAGAAGGGGGCGCAGGTGGTCGATCTGCGCTTCCTCACCGAGGACATCCCCATCTCGTCCCGCCGGCCGGGGCCCGGCATGGGTCCGGCCGTGGCGGGCACGATCCTGATCACCGGTGCGGCCGCCCTCATGGCCATCCCGCTCGGCGTCCTCGCCGCCATCCACCTGGCCGAGTACGGCAGGGGCGGGCGCCTCACGGCCGTGATCCGCTTCCTGAGCGACGTCATGGCCGGGGTGCCGTCGATCGTCATGGGCCTCTTCGTCTACACCGTCTGGGTCCTCCGCTTCGGCCAGTCCGGCTTCGCCGGTGCACTCGCCCTCGGCGCCCTGATGCTCCCGGTCGTGATCAGATCGAGCGAGAGCATGCTCCGCCTCGTGCCCAACGACCTGCGCGAGGCGTCCTACGCGCTGGGCGCCCGCCGCTCCCGCACCATTCTCACCGTCGTGCTCCCGGCCGCCCTGCCGGGCGTGGTCAGCGGCTGCCTCCTGGCCGTGGCCCGGGCCGCCGGCGAGACGGCGCCGCTCCTGTTCACCATCGGCGCCGCCCGGTCGTTCAACGCCCGCCTCCAGGACGGCGCCAACACGGCGCTCTCCACGCAGATCTTCCGCAATGCCCAGCTACCCTTCGCCGGCCCGCAGGAACGGGCGTGGGGGGCGGCTCTCACCCTCATCGTGCTGGTGCTCGTGCTCACCATCGTGGCCCGCGTCGTGTCGGCCCGGTTCACGGTGCGCTGA
- the phoU gene encoding phosphate signaling complex protein PhoU, with translation MGEPTRTAFDRELAELDSQVVLLAAEVCEALGATAEALSTGEHDVAADVVDRHQTLDAGTRRCESRAFEVLARQQPAAGDLRLLVTVIRLTHELERSAKLVKHVAAFAARPRSPLPVRVGALIGRMAREAHQLFQGAIEAYVSRDVAQAEALDVWDDRLDDLHRRLLGELFAEPLALATTIELVLVGRYFERVADHAVLVGERVRYLVTGEL, from the coding sequence ATGGGTGAGCCCACCAGGACAGCGTTCGACCGTGAGCTGGCGGAGCTGGACAGCCAGGTCGTCCTGCTGGCCGCAGAGGTCTGCGAGGCTCTCGGCGCCACGGCCGAGGCGCTCTCGACCGGAGAGCACGACGTGGCAGCGGACGTCGTCGACCGTCACCAGACGCTCGACGCCGGCACCCGGCGGTGCGAGTCCCGAGCATTCGAAGTGCTCGCCCGCCAGCAACCGGCGGCAGGCGACCTGCGCCTGCTGGTCACCGTCATCCGCCTCACCCACGAGCTGGAGCGATCGGCGAAGCTGGTCAAGCACGTCGCCGCCTTCGCCGCCCGTCCCCGCAGCCCCCTGCCGGTGCGGGTCGGTGCGCTCATCGGGCGCATGGCCCGGGAGGCCCACCAGCTGTTCCAGGGTGCGATCGAAGCCTACGTGTCCCGCGACGTCGCCCAGGCCGAGGCCCTCGACGTGTGGGACGACCGGCTCGACGACCTGCACCGCCGGCTCCTCGGAGAGCTGTTCGCCGAGCCACTGGCGCTGGCCACCACCATCGAGCTGGTGCTCGTCGGCCGGTACTTCGAGCGGGTGGCCGATCACGCCGTGCTGGTCGGGGAACGGGTCCGCTACCTGGTGACGGGCGAGCTGTGA
- the pstA gene encoding phosphate ABC transporter permease PstA encodes MTLRTLDVRASTATTLSASSKEEIAVRPRTLKRSDVGELAGTALSALCLTWLIYTRLTPLQGGLGFVLVWYLAFLASYWLVVRDQRGRMAASDRLAAVVITTVGVGLLVPLLLVVGYTVFRGYSALRPVFFTRTQATVGPLSGPTEGGGAHAIVGTLEQVGLAMLVSVPLGLATALYLNEVGGRLARPVRLIVDAMSAIPSIVAGLFVYALVVLSLGLGQSGFAASLALVVLMLPTVTRTTEVVLRLVPGSLREASLALGASEWRTAMRVVLPTARTGLVTAVILGIARAVGETAPLLLTAGGSARMHLNPFSGSQDALPLFVYRLVQFPQPAQIDRAWTGALVLLAVVLVLFVAARVIGSRGPGGGGRLRRRPR; translated from the coding sequence ATGACCCTCCGTACCCTCGACGTCCGGGCATCCACGGCGACGACGTTGTCCGCGTCGTCGAAGGAGGAGATCGCCGTCCGGCCCCGCACGCTCAAACGCTCCGACGTCGGGGAGCTGGCGGGTACGGCGTTGTCGGCACTGTGCCTCACCTGGCTGATCTACACCCGCCTCACCCCCCTCCAGGGTGGACTCGGCTTCGTTCTCGTCTGGTACCTGGCCTTCCTCGCCAGCTACTGGCTCGTGGTGCGCGACCAGCGCGGCCGGATGGCGGCGAGCGATCGGCTGGCCGCGGTGGTGATCACCACCGTGGGCGTCGGTCTCCTCGTGCCCCTGCTGCTGGTGGTGGGCTACACGGTCTTCCGTGGGTACTCCGCCCTGCGACCGGTCTTCTTCACCCGCACGCAGGCCACCGTGGGCCCGCTGAGCGGCCCGACCGAGGGCGGCGGCGCGCACGCCATCGTCGGCACGCTCGAGCAGGTCGGCCTGGCCATGCTCGTCTCCGTGCCGCTCGGCCTGGCCACCGCTCTGTACCTGAACGAGGTGGGGGGCCGCCTGGCCCGACCGGTCCGCCTCATCGTCGACGCAATGAGCGCCATCCCGTCCATCGTCGCCGGCCTCTTCGTCTACGCCCTGGTCGTGCTCTCGCTCGGCCTCGGCCAGTCGGGTTTCGCCGCCTCGCTGGCCCTCGTCGTGCTGATGCTGCCCACCGTCACCCGGACGACCGAGGTGGTCCTTCGCCTCGTCCCCGGCAGCTTGCGCGAGGCGTCACTCGCACTCGGTGCCAGCGAATGGCGCACGGCCATGCGGGTCGTCCTGCCCACGGCCCGGACCGGCCTCGTCACCGCCGTCATCCTCGGGATCGCCCGGGCCGTGGGCGAGACGGCTCCCCTCCTGCTCACCGCCGGCGGCTCGGCCAGGATGCATCTGAACCCCTTCTCCGGCAGCCAGGACGCGCTCCCGCTCTTCGTGTACCGGCTGGTCCAGTTCCCCCAGCCGGCCCAGATCGACCGGGCCTGGACGGGCGCACTCGTGCTGCTCGCCGTGGTGCTGGTCCTCTTCGTGGCGGCCAGGGTCATCGGCAGCCGAGGCCCCGGTGGCGGCGGCCGGCTCCGCCGCCGCCCCAGGTGA
- a CDS encoding phosphate uptake regulator PhoU, producing the protein MTKPIPAGDGHGRRHFHQRIDSLRSAVVAIGHEVGRSIAEATEVWLRRDCDAGSRIDARTAGWSARARDVELAVYELIATQQPMAIDLRHLVALVRVTEAVSRSGDLVAHIARSACFEREPDAFSPALRTLVVEMATVAASQFSAALSAFDAEDDAAGHQVESSDDDLDALQHELFAMLLIGTVGTAPAIDLALLGRFYERLGDHAVEIARRISFVSNTTDGTNAGAP; encoded by the coding sequence GTGACCAAGCCGATCCCCGCCGGCGACGGACACGGGCGGCGCCATTTCCACCAGCGCATCGACTCCCTCCGATCGGCAGTCGTGGCCATCGGGCACGAGGTGGGCCGTTCCATCGCCGAAGCGACGGAGGTCTGGTTGCGGCGGGACTGCGACGCCGGCTCCCGCATCGACGCCCGCACGGCCGGGTGGTCGGCGCGGGCGCGGGACGTGGAGCTGGCGGTGTACGAGTTGATCGCCACCCAGCAGCCCATGGCGATCGATCTGCGCCACCTGGTGGCCCTCGTGCGCGTCACCGAGGCCGTCTCGAGGTCCGGGGACCTGGTGGCCCACATCGCCCGCTCGGCCTGCTTCGAGCGGGAGCCCGACGCCTTCAGCCCCGCCCTGCGCACCCTCGTGGTGGAGATGGCCACGGTGGCGGCGAGCCAGTTCAGCGCCGCCCTGTCCGCCTTCGACGCCGAGGACGACGCGGCCGGCCACCAGGTGGAGTCCTCCGACGACGATCTCGACGCGTTGCAGCACGAGCTCTTCGCGATGCTGCTGATCGGCACGGTGGGCACGGCGCCCGCCATCGACCTTGCCCTGCTCGGCCGCTTCTACGAACGTCTCGGCGACCACGCCGTAGAGATCGCCCGGCGCATCAGCTTCGTGTCCAACACGACCGACGGGACCAACGCCGGCGCCCCCTGA
- a CDS encoding ATP-binding protein — MQLLYGCLAVLAGAASACLWVRHSRQARALRDQLLAIATRLEPADEEPADRDAVGYLSRAVTVAIDRSLDAMHLARTLGGALEALPLGVVVTGGDGRVLFRNESADELLGTRASDALAWSALSDLLADAGRGDAGTRPLDLYGPPRRTLSLTAVPLDNGAAAVTVEDVSDRKRLDAVRRDFVANVSHELKTPVAALGLLAETLVAEEDHVVVQRLAERMQDEAFRVARIIDDLLDLSRLEADETTRPETVRVHEVVAQAVEQVLPSAGLRSVRLSVVPVPRSWTVRGHRRQLVSAMTNLLENAVKYSDEGSSVEVTPTTDGRNVELAVRDRGIGIPSRDLDRIFERFYRVDRGRGRDTGGTGLGLSIVRHIASNHGGDVAVESVEGEGSTFTLRLPAEPGPVGVVADAG, encoded by the coding sequence GTGCAGCTCCTGTACGGCTGTCTCGCCGTGCTGGCCGGCGCGGCATCGGCGTGCCTCTGGGTTCGGCATTCCCGCCAGGCGCGGGCCCTCCGGGACCAGCTGCTCGCCATCGCCACGCGCCTGGAGCCGGCGGACGAGGAGCCTGCCGACCGCGATGCGGTCGGGTACCTCTCGCGGGCGGTGACGGTCGCCATCGATCGGTCGCTCGATGCCATGCACCTCGCCCGCACGCTGGGCGGGGCGCTCGAGGCGCTTCCCCTGGGCGTCGTCGTCACCGGCGGCGACGGCCGGGTGCTCTTCCGTAACGAGTCGGCCGACGAGCTTCTCGGTACGCGTGCCTCCGACGCCCTGGCGTGGAGTGCGCTGTCGGACCTGCTGGCCGATGCCGGACGGGGTGATGCGGGCACCCGTCCCCTCGATCTCTATGGACCACCGCGCCGCACGCTCTCGCTGACCGCCGTCCCACTGGACAACGGCGCGGCGGCCGTCACCGTCGAGGACGTCTCCGATCGGAAGCGCCTGGACGCCGTTCGGCGCGACTTCGTCGCCAACGTGAGCCACGAGCTGAAGACGCCGGTGGCTGCGCTCGGCCTGCTGGCCGAGACCCTCGTGGCCGAAGAGGACCACGTGGTCGTCCAGCGTCTGGCCGAACGGATGCAGGACGAGGCGTTCCGGGTGGCCCGGATCATCGACGACCTGCTCGACCTGAGCCGCCTCGAGGCCGATGAGACCACCCGTCCGGAGACGGTGCGCGTGCACGAGGTGGTCGCACAGGCGGTGGAGCAGGTCCTGCCGTCGGCCGGGTTGCGATCAGTGCGGTTGTCCGTGGTGCCGGTTCCACGGTCGTGGACGGTACGCGGCCACCGGCGCCAGCTCGTCTCGGCGATGACGAACCTGCTGGAGAACGCCGTGAAGTACTCGGACGAGGGGTCGTCCGTCGAGGTGACCCCCACCACCGACGGACGGAACGTCGAGCTCGCCGTCAGGGACCGCGGGATAGGCATCCCGTCCCGCGACCTCGACCGCATCTTCGAACGCTTCTACCGGGTCGACCGCGGCCGGGGCCGGGATACCGGCGGTACCGGGCTCGGGCTGTCCATCGTGCGGCACATCGCGTCGAACCACGGCGGCGACGTCGCGGTGGAGTCGGTCGAGGGCGAAGGGTCGACGTTCACGCTCCGCCTGCCCGCAGAACCCGGTCCCGTCGGCGTCGTGGCCGACGCCGGCTGA
- a CDS encoding response regulator transcription factor encodes MSDIHPTVLIVEDEESFVEALMLGLKREGFLVHVARDGITALALFDAVKPDLVLLDVMLPSLSGVDVCREIRSRSRTPIIMVTAKSSEIDTVVGLEVGADDYVTKPYRLRELVARMRAVLRRAPRQDANPGSGAVVEVGDVRLDPERHEVTVRGDHVALPLKEFDLLEILLDNAGRVLTRDLLIDRVWGSNYVGDTKTLDVHIKRLRSKLEHDPSNPQRIITIRGLGYRYEKASSS; translated from the coding sequence ATGTCGGACATCCACCCAACGGTTCTGATCGTGGAGGACGAGGAGTCCTTCGTCGAGGCGCTCATGCTCGGGCTGAAGCGCGAGGGCTTCCTGGTCCACGTCGCCCGTGACGGCATTACTGCGCTCGCGTTGTTCGACGCCGTGAAACCTGATCTGGTGCTGCTCGACGTCATGCTGCCGAGCCTCTCGGGTGTCGACGTCTGTCGAGAGATCCGCAGCCGGTCCCGGACGCCGATCATCATGGTCACGGCCAAGAGCTCCGAGATCGACACGGTGGTCGGCCTCGAGGTGGGAGCCGACGATTACGTCACGAAGCCCTACCGGCTGCGCGAGCTGGTCGCCCGCATGCGGGCCGTCCTTCGCCGCGCACCCCGCCAGGACGCGAACCCCGGCTCGGGCGCCGTGGTCGAGGTCGGCGACGTGCGCCTGGATCCGGAACGCCACGAGGTGACCGTGCGCGGGGATCACGTCGCCTTGCCCCTGAAGGAGTTCGACCTGCTCGAGATCCTTCTCGACAATGCCGGCCGGGTCCTCACCCGCGACCTGCTCATCGACCGGGTATGGGGCTCGAACTACGTGGGGGACACCAAGACGCTCGACGTCCACATCAAGCGCCTCCGCTCGAAGCTCGAGCACGACCCCTCGAATCCTCAGCGGATCATCACGATCCGCGGCCTCGGCTACCGGTACGAGAAGGCCTCCAGCAGCTGA